GAAGCGGAATCGACAGAATTTCTCGAGCGATACGGCGCATTTCTGGTAGGACTGATTCCGCTCTATGAAAGGGAAGGAAAATCCTATCTGACCATATCGATCGGATGCACGGGAGGAAGACACCGGTCCGTAGCGGTATGTGAAGAATTGTATGAACGATTGCGAAGTGCTTTTCCCGGTATGACAATCGATATCATTCATCGTGATATCGAACAGGAAGTATAAACCATGAGGCAATTTGTCAACGCAGTGATGGGAGCAAGGCCATGATAGGTGTTCTGATTGTGACGCACAGCAACCTGGGCGCGGCCCTGATCGAGGCTACCCAATTTATAGCAGGCAGCGTTCCCGACAAACTGGAAGCTGTTTCCATCGATATTCGGGAGGATGCCGAAATGCTTCGAAAGAAGATCGCGGCTGCCATCAAACGGCTTGACAGCCGGGAAGGCATCCTCATTCTAACCGACATGTTCGGTGGGACACCTTCCAATCTGAGCTACTCTTTCTTGGAGGAGGGCAAGGTGGAAGTGATTTCCGGTGTGAATCTGCCCATGGTGATTCGTGCGGAAACGCTGCGCAAGGATATCGGCCTGAGCGAGCTGGCCCAAAAAATCGAGACATTCGGCAAGAAGAGCATTTCACTGGCCAGCGGTATACTGAAAGGGAACAAGAAGGCATCCGGGAGTAAAGAGGAATGACGGGTCACGGGAAGTGAAACCACAACGCTGGATGGCTGAATGGGATAGAGATGGCCGTCCGGATACGGAGAAAGGATGGTTACGATGACAATCAGAATGGGGATCAACGGATTCGGCAGAATTGGAAGGCTCGTCTTCAGGGCGACAAGGAAAAGACCCGAAATCGAGGTGGTAGCCATCAACGATTTGTCCGATTCGGCAACCATTGCGCATTTGCTGACCTATGATTCGGTCCATGGCAGGATGGATTCCGTTGCGGTTGCCAAAGAGGGGGCGATCGAAGTCGACGGAAAGACG
Above is a genomic segment from Desulfatirhabdium butyrativorans DSM 18734 containing:
- a CDS encoding PTS sugar transporter subunit IIA, which codes for MIGVLIVTHSNLGAALIEATQFIAGSVPDKLEAVSIDIREDAEMLRKKIAAAIKRLDSREGILILTDMFGGTPSNLSYSFLEEGKVEVISGVNLPMVIRAETLRKDIGLSELAQKIETFGKKSISLASGILKGNKKASGSKEE